In the Chloroflexota bacterium genome, CGCTTTGCCATGGTGCGGTCAAGTGCCGCATGGGTTGGAAGTTGTGGTCCGGCATGTTTTGCTTGTCGTATTGTACCGGGCTTCTGCATTCCTCAAAGTGGCGAGGCGCCAACTCCGGGTCATGTTCTCAATGACTAGCTTCGGCATGCTGGGGGCAGGATGCCCAAATTGGGTTAAGTAATTGGTCCCCACCCACTCGCCCATTCCATGTGCAATCAGGTGTTGCTGCAAATGGGATTCGGCCAAAGCGTGTACAGTGTCATAGAGTGGAATCTTGATGCGTTGGCTGGATGAAAGTCAGCATGGCGGGGCAGAAGTGCCTTGCAGCGCTACTTGTGCAGATCGGAAATGGAGCGATGGGAAGTAGAGCATACATTTTCCCGGGTCAAGGCGTGCAACGAGTAGGCATGGGCGCGGATGTAGCGGCACACTCTGCTGCTGCAAAGCGTGTCTACGCTGCTGCGGATGACGTCCTGGGCACGGAATTGACAGCGCTGAGCTTCGAGGGCCCGCTCGGAGTTCTCTCCGAAACGCGTAACGCGCAACCTGCCATTTTCACTGCCAGTGCCGCATGCTTGGCTGCCTATCTGGAGGCTTGTGGCGTGGAGGCAGTAACGGATCTGCCGGACGCGCTGCAGCCTGCTTTGGTTGCCGGACATAGTATCGGTGAATTCACCGCCCTGTATGCAGCCGGGGCGCTCTCATTGGAGGACGGGCTGCGGCTGGTGCAGACTCGAGGAGAGCTTATGCAACGCGCTGTTGCAGACGCGCCAGGCGGAATGGCGGCTGTGATTGGCGTCTCGCCCCAGGTTGTCATGCAGCTCTGCGCGCGAGCGCGGAGCGCTGATGTGCGGAGCATTGTGACTATTGCCACTTTCAATACGCCTCAACAGGTTGTCATCGCAGGAGATAAGGCTGGATTGGACAGCGCCATCGTTCTGCTGAAGGAACACGGCGCACGGCGCATCGTGCCTTTAAGGGTTGGCGGCGCATTTCACACGCAGGCGATGGCGCCGGTGCAGGATGAATGGCGAGCCGCGGTAGCTGCAGCGCCGCTCCTGCCGCCGTGTATTCCAGTCGTAGCCAATACAACCGCCAATATCGCTACCACGGTGGAGGCCTTGCGGCACGAACTTTCTGTGCAGGTCACGTCTCCGGTGCGCTGGGCAGCGACAATAGACATGCTCTTGCGAAGAAACCTGAATCCAATCTATGAGTTTGGGCCGGGCGCCGTCCTGACCAAAATGATCGGGAGCATCGCTCCGGCAACCACGGCAACGGCGATAGATTCCCAGCAAGCGGCCCTGCGCGCAGCCGAATCCGGCGTGGTCGCATAGACCTGGTGTAGTCATACTGAAGCGCCGGCACGAGTGTTAGGCCAGTCCGAAACTGTGTTGAGCGATTCAGGTAGTTTGCATAATTCTGTGCGCGAATGCATTCAGGTC is a window encoding:
- the fabD gene encoding ACP S-malonyltransferase, with the translated sequence MGSRAYIFPGQGVQRVGMGADVAAHSAAAKRVYAAADDVLGTELTALSFEGPLGVLSETRNAQPAIFTASAACLAAYLEACGVEAVTDLPDALQPALVAGHSIGEFTALYAAGALSLEDGLRLVQTRGELMQRAVADAPGGMAAVIGVSPQVVMQLCARARSADVRSIVTIATFNTPQQVVIAGDKAGLDSAIVLLKEHGARRIVPLRVGGAFHTQAMAPVQDEWRAAVAAAPLLPPCIPVVANTTANIATTVEALRHELSVQVTSPVRWAATIDMLLRRNLNPIYEFGPGAVLTKMIGSIAPATTATAIDSQQAALRAAESGVVA